Proteins encoded in a region of the Pseudomonas syringae KCTC 12500 genome:
- a CDS encoding NEL domain-containing protein: MLDLSLTGKAPEPPHLQLIKDKSPEWLLHAAPATHATLRKALRRPLRWLAGARKSSPDQLAELQRLYAEHRKYEQQVRPTLDSLSTLENFARPLLTAAIKDRFGLEVDVANTWLFHASRARVDQSFNTASRDPITQANIALRASTQSLLKAALQNFEAWETAPGAMDSSTGIKAQVFSSFDIIGQQISGTSLPIPPTGFAALCRELDLGGQYQAHIQAAFSRPSTPDETADAAASRLRQSFMQLEASSIRLQLQIASLQQLISRGLQGALLELLDGKQHVRLDNRPVSCSVLCLGDIELTGILVIGKDREMATQTERIVVYIPDDPVAPLKEYDSVEVFINALRDRMFINGYLNFFMRFIPARHRSALFEKLSERLHPKVKKGGIFERQWLEREADRNARLDLRETVLQGPLLDNLYERKRAALRDDALFHGVPNAAQDQKTFDERVQYFMDTAFNVLNIAGFVVPVLGEVMMAVTAIQLAHEVYEGVESWARDEKQQAFAYLFDVVENVALISALGAAATSAAGIPAVQAPEFVNSLKPVDLPGGMTRLWKPDLTPFAHDIVLPKGLQPDATGLYTWQGKQWLPLEGRTYSVSSAANGDGYLIEHPTRADSYRPALRHNGAGAWLHELDQPLAMEGLNLFRRLGYSSDTFSDSTARRIVNVSNTPESVMREALTDQRRPPALLEDTARRFQLDQEIEHGIEQLEANDVNAAAPLQLELLSQDRGWPGNRALVLVDAEGQKLQTFAPAYQPVAADTLDITVHADQPDALRQVLEKLSNNEIRTLLNEEFGAGQLGMSPRLITLRAQLAARARATRGWLFESRYRALNVAEADGAQTLQKAFPGLPPLVAQELASHASSAERLQLTTERRVPLPIAEEASAYLQQVRLARAYEGLYLTSVSSANSDCLALHSLEALPQWPAQVRLEVHNRYFGGRLIDSIGPTDAPVRKVLIKDGNRYETRDADDRHLHGLDDLYSSVLHALPDAERNQLGFAHPGQGQALAALIQENPLPRRHLAPLLNMQAIKPGTKSPMRLADGRLGYPLSGGARVDWHMTDESLLDKIRMLELEDAFPDDILNRLRHTGWDNRTIDARLNDLLGEQMLLRASLDAWAYESVAMPAMSQTHIDSRRRLNDAIWSHWRLNNLPEIGRTLEPLRLQQVSLSDFPRHLPDFFFSRVTALRLENIAVEPDAIDLAPAGMNLPRQLNNSAELGVFLQRFPHTRALNLVSEPSAGLAPETSVFFNLPQQVSRVLPQLTELGLINQGIFLDQAQMNHLRNMPGLRMLDLSGNRLISVLPMDLSWLHLDRLVLERVGMHRWPSWLTDMIPNNIRELSVAHNNLTELPGWILDNPPSAEHRTVIDLRGNALSRHTAIHARINEAVAGSSFSFVMDTPLAVRAAVNRQLTQGAELFAAVDQWTHASSSMAAPSEQLIESRRQIGRILINHWRTFSLGQIHSPLRLADIALTDFPRQLPDFFYRQVRYLHLSRVTGTAADLDQLLRRMTDLTSLELNGHVAPLLQLPPALLELRSLRSLSLMDQGMLVDQQHIDFFGRIATLERLELDGNRIGAINNLNSLGGTALNWLSLNNAGLVEWPTWVESMVPAQIRTLLLEGNLISELPEHILANPGSEFAHTEISLLSNPLSDDTMRRAHLSERYGRSFTFDMDLPPELSAMDWTEHHDSDSSISDYESSEDSRAATPEPVTVEPWLDDSNPLSTGRREIWEQLEAREHTRHLLDLIDSLRHSADYRNIASRAALRERVWRVLATVSEDPQLALTLNAIAEEPLRLFHHNDTCSDGILLEFNQMEVLVFIRQSLQDVVTEQRGALLYRLTVRLYRLSELDVAAREQAGNRDEAEVRLAYRTHWASTLDLPVPPEGMMYPAHAAIRPGEFETALLRVQIGERGEPFLRFAGQQDYWINYLRETHSGRFEALERNYRTELHRLTDEFEQRNISLDDPEYEGRILEFEATFKEQQTALIRELTNAEGMEHH; this comes from the coding sequence ATGCTGGATCTATCTCTGACGGGCAAGGCTCCTGAGCCCCCGCATCTGCAACTGATAAAAGACAAATCCCCCGAGTGGCTGCTTCACGCAGCGCCGGCAACCCATGCAACCTTGCGCAAAGCCCTTCGGCGCCCGTTGCGATGGCTGGCAGGCGCACGCAAGTCCAGCCCTGATCAGCTCGCCGAGCTGCAGCGCCTGTATGCCGAGCATCGCAAGTACGAACAACAGGTTCGTCCGACGCTGGACAGTCTGTCGACGCTGGAGAACTTCGCAAGGCCCCTGCTGACAGCTGCCATCAAGGATCGCTTCGGGCTGGAAGTGGACGTCGCCAACACCTGGCTGTTCCACGCCAGCCGTGCACGGGTCGACCAATCATTCAATACGGCATCCAGAGACCCGATAACGCAGGCAAACATTGCCCTGAGGGCGTCGACCCAGAGCCTGCTAAAGGCCGCGTTGCAGAATTTCGAAGCCTGGGAAACAGCTCCGGGCGCAATGGACTCCAGCACCGGGATCAAGGCCCAGGTGTTCTCTTCGTTCGACATCATCGGCCAACAGATCAGCGGCACGTCCTTGCCGATCCCCCCGACCGGCTTTGCGGCGCTGTGCCGTGAGCTGGATCTGGGCGGCCAATATCAGGCGCATATCCAGGCCGCCTTCAGCAGGCCTTCGACACCCGACGAAACGGCAGACGCTGCGGCATCGAGACTGCGCCAGAGCTTCATGCAACTGGAAGCATCGTCGATCCGGCTACAGTTGCAGATTGCGTCATTGCAACAGCTGATCAGCCGGGGTTTGCAAGGCGCCTTACTGGAGCTTCTCGATGGCAAACAGCATGTCCGACTCGATAACCGGCCGGTCAGTTGCAGCGTACTGTGCCTGGGCGATATCGAACTAACCGGTATTCTGGTGATTGGCAAAGACCGGGAGATGGCCACGCAGACAGAACGGATTGTGGTGTATATCCCGGATGATCCCGTTGCGCCGCTGAAGGAGTACGACTCGGTCGAAGTGTTTATAAACGCATTGCGCGACCGGATGTTCATTAACGGCTACCTGAACTTCTTCATGCGCTTCATACCTGCGCGCCATCGAAGTGCCTTGTTTGAAAAGTTGTCCGAGCGCCTGCACCCCAAAGTCAAGAAAGGCGGCATTTTCGAGCGTCAGTGGCTGGAGCGTGAGGCGGATAGAAACGCCCGACTCGACCTGAGAGAAACCGTGCTGCAAGGTCCGCTGCTGGACAACCTGTACGAGCGCAAACGCGCAGCCTTGCGCGACGACGCACTGTTTCATGGTGTGCCTAATGCGGCACAGGACCAGAAGACCTTCGATGAGCGCGTGCAGTACTTCATGGACACCGCCTTCAATGTTCTGAATATTGCAGGCTTCGTGGTTCCGGTATTGGGCGAGGTGATGATGGCGGTCACCGCTATCCAGCTGGCTCACGAAGTGTATGAGGGCGTGGAGAGCTGGGCCAGGGACGAGAAGCAGCAGGCGTTCGCCTACCTGTTCGATGTGGTCGAGAACGTTGCGCTGATATCGGCGCTTGGCGCTGCGGCGACGAGCGCAGCAGGCATCCCGGCGGTACAGGCGCCCGAATTCGTGAACAGCCTCAAGCCCGTGGATTTGCCGGGCGGCATGACCCGCCTGTGGAAGCCTGATCTGACCCCCTTTGCCCATGACATCGTCCTGCCCAAGGGTCTGCAGCCCGACGCTACAGGCCTGTACACATGGCAGGGTAAACAATGGTTGCCACTTGAAGGACGCACCTATTCGGTCAGCTCTGCCGCCAACGGCGACGGTTACCTGATCGAGCATCCGACCCGCGCGGACAGCTACCGGCCCGCCTTGCGACACAACGGCGCCGGAGCATGGCTGCATGAGCTCGATCAGCCGCTGGCGATGGAAGGACTGAACCTGTTTCGACGGCTGGGCTATTCCAGCGATACGTTTTCCGACAGCACCGCCAGGCGCATCGTCAATGTCAGCAACACGCCTGAATCGGTGATGCGCGAGGCACTGACCGATCAGCGTCGCCCTCCCGCATTGCTTGAGGACACTGCGCGCCGGTTCCAACTGGACCAGGAGATCGAGCACGGCATAGAGCAACTGGAAGCCAACGATGTAAACGCGGCGGCACCGCTTCAACTTGAACTGCTGAGCCAGGACCGTGGCTGGCCTGGCAATCGCGCGCTGGTGCTGGTGGATGCCGAGGGCCAAAAGCTCCAGACATTCGCCCCGGCGTACCAGCCGGTCGCGGCTGACACCCTCGACATCACTGTACATGCCGATCAGCCGGATGCCCTGCGTCAGGTGCTGGAAAAGCTCAGCAACAACGAAATCCGCACCCTGCTCAATGAAGAGTTCGGCGCAGGTCAGCTTGGCATGTCACCGCGACTGATCACGCTACGGGCGCAATTGGCGGCACGCGCCCGCGCCACCAGAGGCTGGCTGTTCGAGTCCCGTTACCGCGCATTGAACGTCGCCGAGGCGGACGGAGCGCAAACCTTGCAGAAGGCATTTCCCGGCCTGCCACCTTTGGTCGCTCAGGAGCTGGCCAGCCACGCCTCGTCGGCAGAGCGACTGCAACTGACGACGGAACGCCGTGTGCCACTGCCCATTGCCGAAGAGGCCAGCGCCTATTTACAACAAGTGAGGCTGGCGCGGGCCTATGAGGGGCTTTATCTGACCTCGGTCTCCAGCGCCAACAGCGACTGTCTAGCGTTGCACAGCCTTGAAGCCCTGCCGCAATGGCCTGCACAGGTCAGGCTTGAGGTCCATAACCGGTATTTCGGTGGCCGTTTGATCGACAGCATTGGTCCGACGGATGCGCCGGTACGCAAAGTGCTGATCAAGGACGGCAATCGCTACGAAACCCGTGACGCCGACGACCGGCACCTGCACGGGCTCGACGATCTTTACTCGTCCGTGCTGCACGCCCTGCCCGATGCCGAGCGCAACCAATTGGGCTTTGCCCACCCCGGCCAGGGTCAGGCGCTGGCAGCGCTGATCCAGGAAAACCCCCTGCCCCGCCGGCACCTCGCGCCATTGCTGAACATGCAGGCGATCAAGCCAGGCACGAAATCTCCCATGCGCCTGGCCGACGGTCGCCTTGGCTATCCGTTAAGCGGCGGCGCCAGGGTCGACTGGCACATGACCGACGAGAGCCTGCTGGACAAGATCCGCATGCTTGAACTGGAAGACGCCTTTCCCGACGACATTCTCAACCGCCTGCGCCACACCGGCTGGGACAACAGAACCATTGATGCGCGCCTCAACGACCTGCTGGGCGAGCAAATGCTGTTGCGCGCAAGTCTCGATGCCTGGGCTTATGAATCCGTGGCAATGCCCGCTATGAGTCAGACTCATATAGACAGTCGCAGGCGTCTCAACGACGCGATCTGGAGCCACTGGCGCCTCAACAATCTCCCCGAGATAGGACGCACGCTTGAGCCGCTGCGCCTGCAGCAGGTCTCGTTGAGTGACTTTCCGCGACATCTGCCGGATTTCTTCTTCAGCCGCGTTACCGCGCTGCGTCTGGAAAACATAGCGGTCGAGCCGGATGCAATTGACCTGGCGCCTGCCGGCATGAACCTGCCCCGGCAACTGAACAACAGCGCCGAACTGGGAGTCTTCCTGCAACGCTTCCCGCATACCCGGGCACTGAACCTGGTCAGTGAGCCATCTGCCGGGCTCGCCCCCGAGACCTCGGTCTTTTTCAACCTGCCTCAACAAGTGTCCCGTGTGCTGCCACAACTGACCGAACTGGGGTTGATCAACCAGGGGATTTTTCTGGATCAGGCGCAGATGAATCATTTACGCAACATGCCCGGCCTGAGGATGCTGGACCTCAGTGGCAATCGACTGATAAGCGTATTGCCCATGGACCTGAGCTGGCTGCACCTCGATCGGCTGGTGCTGGAGCGGGTCGGCATGCACCGCTGGCCGTCCTGGTTGACCGACATGATCCCCAACAACATCCGCGAACTGTCGGTGGCCCACAACAACCTGACGGAACTGCCCGGGTGGATCCTCGACAATCCCCCCAGCGCAGAGCATCGAACCGTGATTGACTTGCGCGGCAACGCCTTGTCCCGACACACCGCAATACACGCACGTATCAACGAAGCGGTCGCTGGCAGTTCCTTCAGTTTTGTCATGGACACTCCGCTTGCCGTGAGGGCCGCTGTGAACAGGCAATTGACACAAGGCGCCGAACTATTTGCCGCCGTTGATCAGTGGACGCATGCCTCCAGCTCAATGGCCGCACCAAGCGAGCAGCTCATCGAATCGCGCCGTCAGATCGGCAGGATCCTGATCAATCACTGGCGAACCTTCAGCCTGGGACAAATCCACAGCCCCCTGCGCCTTGCAGACATTGCGTTGACCGACTTTCCGCGCCAACTGCCAGATTTCTTTTATCGCCAGGTACGCTATCTGCATCTGAGCAGAGTCACCGGCACGGCCGCTGATCTTGATCAACTGTTGCGCCGCATGACTGACCTGACCTCGCTGGAATTGAACGGGCATGTCGCGCCCCTGCTGCAACTGCCACCGGCACTGCTCGAGCTTCGATCACTTCGTTCGCTATCGCTGATGGATCAGGGAATGCTGGTCGATCAACAGCACATCGATTTCTTCGGCCGGATTGCCACGCTTGAGCGGCTGGAACTGGATGGCAACCGGATAGGCGCCATCAACAACCTGAACAGCCTCGGTGGCACAGCGCTCAACTGGCTGTCACTGAACAATGCAGGGCTGGTCGAATGGCCAACCTGGGTGGAGAGCATGGTGCCGGCGCAAATCAGGACACTGTTGCTGGAGGGCAATCTGATCAGCGAATTGCCAGAGCACATACTCGCCAATCCCGGCAGCGAGTTTGCGCACACGGAAATAAGCCTGCTGAGCAATCCGCTTTCCGACGACACCATGCGGCGGGCGCATTTGTCAGAGCGTTATGGACGCTCATTCACTTTCGACATGGACCTGCCGCCCGAACTCAGCGCAATGGACTGGACGGAACACCATGATTCGGACTCATCGATATCAGATTACGAGTCATCAGAGGACAGCCGGGCAGCGACTCCGGAACCCGTCACGGTAGAGCCCTGGCTGGACGACAGCAACCCGTTGAGCACCGGACGGCGCGAGATTTGGGAGCAACTGGAAGCGAGAGAGCACACCCGCCACCTGCTCGACCTGATCGATTCGCTGCGTCACAGCGCCGATTATCGCAACATCGCCAGCCGTGCAGCGCTGCGCGAACGCGTCTGGCGAGTACTGGCGACCGTGAGTGAGGACCCTCAACTGGCACTGACCCTCAACGCCATCGCCGAGGAACCGCTCAGGCTGTTTCATCACAACGACACTTGCTCGGACGGCATCCTTCTGGAATTTAACCAGATGGAGGTGCTGGTGTTCATCCGCCAGTCGTTGCAGGACGTCGTAACGGAGCAGCGTGGAGCCCTGTTGTATCGACTGACCGTGCGGCTGTATCGCCTGTCGGAGCTGGATGTCGCAGCCCGCGAACAGGCCGGAAACCGTGATGAAGCCGAGGTACGTCTGGCGTATCGCACGCACTGGGCCAGCACGCTGGACTTGCCCGTGCCGCCGGAAGGCATGATGTACCCGGCCCACGCCGCCATCAGGCCGGGGGAGTTCGAGACGGCACTGCTTCGCGTGCAAATCGGTGAACGCGGCGAGCCCTTCCTGCGCTTTGCCGGGCAGCAGGATTACTGGATCAACTACCTGCGCGAAACCCACTCTGGACGCTTCGAAGCACTCGAACGTAACTACAGGACTGAACTGCATCGACTCACCGACGAGTTCGAGCAACGCAATATCAGCCTTGACGACCCGGAATACGAAGGACGGATTCTAGAATTCGAAGCCACATTCAAAGAGCAGCAGACAGCGCTGATCAGGGAGCTGACCAACGCCGAAGGAATGGAACATCATTGA